One genomic window of Choristoneura fumiferana chromosome 14, NRCan_CFum_1, whole genome shotgun sequence includes the following:
- the LOC141435147 gene encoding uncharacterized protein, with protein sequence MYKITFALAIAVVLMATVSAQFGGGGFGGNGGGFGSSGGGFGGGRGGRGGGFGGQSGYGRQGFGGQGGFGGNQGFGGQGGFGGGQGGFGGGQGGFGGGQGGFGGGQGGYGGGQGGFGQGGFGR encoded by the exons ATGTACAAA ATTACCTTTGCGTTAGCCATCGCTGTCGTGCTGATGGCCACAGTGTCCGCCCAATTCGGTGGCGGTGGTTTTGGCGGTAACGGCGGTGGCTTCGGCAGTAGCGGAGGTGGCTTCGGCGGTGGCCGTGGTGGCCGTGGTGGCGGCTTCGGTGGCCAAAGTGGCTACGGGCGGCAAGGGTTCGGTGGACAAGGAGGATTTGGTGGAAACCAAGGATTCGGTGGACAAGGTGGTTTCGGGGGTGGACAAGGAGGATTCGGAGGAGGACAAGGAGGTTTCGGTGGTGGCCAAGGAGGATTCGGAGGAGGACAAGGAGGTTACGGTGGTGGCCAAGGAGGATTCGGACAAGGCGGTTTCGGACGATAA
- the LOC141435143 gene encoding uncharacterized protein, which translates to MVVFKIWILLAAVHVVQPKPLLFKEINVKKNFEFSLKPLLKPVTFIKEWKPFGPIKVEHKIAKRSPYPGADGPPLNVQPSPAPLFKIDLEKSLELHSAVSTLPPHKEANLNKQPPPSVGLSPVHEKIHEEHFDHITKSAAGKQLARFDLGPASVSPPEFHRRNMPPHVGLPPVSPVPPPHVNHEDHLRESRLFGESPPLGPHIPQVTVGYEQHLLVEPKPKVTTRPVIADEGTLHGFSKPPSVIIQGHPPPPPPPHLYKIGPTAPGNENEGTLDSFFGPPTVERLEKPVHFPLGSPHHTPDLNNGATGPGSVSVVARPQLGIEEEREPPHHMPLSPEISPPPPAGIQENPHRQAPVLPPKPTAPENNRGSLFTDISRVDEISAYIKAIDALPVVKPPLEEIVPGNSLEPVGPKLNVDAKAEPTTFAKGSRLALYFGNILLQMMSQAIGSARSAIGQYSMPSMI; encoded by the exons ATGGTTGTCTTTAAG ATCTGGATTTTGCTCGCCGCCGTGCATGTCGTGCAACCTAAGCCATTgctttttaaagaaattaatgtgaaaaagaattttgaattttctttaaaGCCATTATTAAAGCCTGTGACGTTCATAAAAGAATGGAAACCCTTTGGACCCATCAAAGTTGAACATAAGATTGCAAAAAGAAGCCCATATCCTGGTGCAGATGGACCGCCTCTTAACGTTCAACCATCACCAGCTCCATTATTTAAGATTGACTTAGAGAAGTCACTGGAACTTCATTCTGCGGTTTCAACTCTACCTCCGCACAAGGAAGCCAATTTAAATAAGCAGCCACCTCCTTCTGTTGGATTATCACCAGTTCATGAAAAGATTCATGAAGAGCATTTTGATCATATAACAAAGTCTGCAGCGGGCAAACAACTAGCTCGATTTGATTTAGGCCCTGCGTCAGTATCGCCTCCTGAATTTCATAGAAGAAATATGCCACCCCACGTTGGATTACCTCCAGTTTCACCTGTACCTCCACCACACGTAAACCATGAAGATCATTTACGGGAATCAAGACTGTTTGGTGAGTCTCCTCCACTAGGTCCTCATATCCCTCAAGTTACTGTAGGATACGAACAGCATTTGCTGGTAGAGCCGAAGCCAAAAGTAACTACGCGACCAGTAATTGCAGATGAAGGCACTCTTCATGGATTTTCGAAACCACCCTCAGTGATAATTCAAGGGCACCCTCCTCCTCCACCACCACCTCATCTATACAAAATTGGACCAACAGCTCCAGGAAATGAAAACGAGGGTACTTTAGATTCATTTTTTGGACCTCCTACAGTAGAAAGGCTAGAAAAGCCGGTGCATTTTCCCCTTGGTTCTCCTCATCACACGCCTGACTTGAATAACGGAGCCACTGGACCAGGTTCGGTATCCGTTGTTGCGAGACCACAGTTAGGAATTGAAGAAGAGCGTGAGCCACCGCATCACATGCCCTTGTCACCAGAAATTTCACCACCTCCCCCAGCAGGAATTCAAGAAAACCCTCATCGTCAAGCGCCTGTGTTGCCTCCTAAACCTACGGCACCAGAAAACAATCGAGGCTCTTTGTTTACTGATATCTCCCGGGTTGATGAAATAAGTGCTTATATTAAAGCTATCGATGCTTTGCCTGTGGTTAAACCGCCTTTAGAAGAAATAGTTCCCGGTAATAGTTTAGAACCAGTGGGTCCAAAATTGAATGTAGATGCTAAGGCAGAGCCCACTACATTTGCGAAGGGATCCCGGCTAGCGCTATATTTTGGCAACATTCTGCTACAAATGATGTCACAAGCCATTGGTAGTGCTCGTTCAGCTATTGGTCAGTATTCTATGCCATCAATGATATAA